Proteins from a single region of Bdellovibrio bacteriovorus HD100:
- a CDS encoding Hsp20/alpha crystallin family protein, protein MPMRSLSPWGGRRLPSSDLFSQFQDFINEFDRGESSALTRAGFDFSPSVDVEEKDNAYLVSADLPGMKKDEIKVELNDNILTISGERTRESKSEGGYSERSYGRFQRSFTLPVQVNSEKIEAHFEDGVLQITVPKAEGARSHSIKIM, encoded by the coding sequence ATGCCAATGCGAAGTTTAAGTCCCTGGGGCGGTCGTCGTCTGCCGTCTTCGGATCTCTTCAGTCAGTTTCAGGATTTTATCAATGAGTTCGACCGGGGTGAATCCAGTGCCCTGACTCGAGCGGGATTTGATTTCTCGCCCTCTGTGGATGTGGAAGAAAAGGACAATGCCTATCTGGTCAGTGCGGACCTGCCGGGTATGAAGAAGGATGAAATCAAAGTTGAGCTTAATGACAATATCCTGACAATCTCTGGAGAACGCACCCGCGAGTCAAAATCCGAAGGTGGGTATTCCGAGCGATCCTATGGCCGCTTCCAGCGCTCTTTCACCTTGCCAGTGCAAGTGAACTCCGAAAAAATTGAGGCGCATTTTGAGGATGGTGTTTTGCAGATCACAGTGCCCAAAGCAGAAGGTGCGCGCAGTCATAGTAT
- a CDS encoding EF-hand domain-containing protein, translated as MFWLRWACATAMVVSSTANAQTEQQPAAVNSGAGGSAGFQGVVLSGQAARASVDGITVNISNTCFGTNLRHVSNPLSPVSSVLVKLTLREKGALKTYTVKYPANVVTQAGNDAQVTQVSDVTAGVKAQYAGNSVRVILPVNFTTTVDEEGNISNDFEAKLEAVSFDQVFAPGQKQGGAYMGYNGPLSASVYTSNSKDGKQYSVSAFFPGENGYCGGYFSPLMVFFDEKMPNFTAVTDFPLNPTGKTMWPEAGAPGAFIAVDRNGDGQITTEDELFGNQGDKFKNGFEALREFDSNKDNVIDKNDKDFAKLSLWFDKNGDGKVQKGELVPLKSRIESVSLKYDDSAVSGIADRAQIREKSTFVFVEKGKKKEGRVIDLWFSPKMK; from the coding sequence ATGTTTTGGTTAAGATGGGCTTGTGCAACAGCCATGGTGGTGTCATCCACTGCGAATGCACAGACTGAACAACAGCCTGCAGCCGTGAATTCGGGAGCCGGGGGCTCAGCAGGTTTTCAAGGGGTTGTTCTTTCCGGCCAAGCCGCCAGGGCTTCGGTCGATGGAATTACTGTGAATATTTCCAACACGTGTTTCGGTACAAATCTGCGACACGTTTCCAACCCACTTTCGCCGGTTTCAAGCGTGTTAGTAAAGCTGACCTTGCGGGAAAAGGGCGCACTTAAAACATACACCGTGAAGTATCCGGCCAATGTCGTGACCCAAGCGGGTAACGACGCACAGGTGACGCAGGTTTCGGACGTCACGGCCGGGGTCAAAGCTCAGTATGCTGGTAACAGCGTGCGTGTGATCCTTCCGGTGAACTTCACCACGACCGTGGATGAAGAAGGTAATATCTCCAATGACTTTGAAGCCAAGCTTGAAGCCGTCAGCTTTGACCAGGTATTTGCGCCGGGCCAAAAGCAGGGCGGTGCATACATGGGTTACAATGGTCCGCTGTCAGCGTCCGTTTACACCAGCAACTCCAAAGACGGCAAACAATACAGTGTGTCCGCCTTCTTCCCGGGTGAGAATGGCTATTGCGGCGGATACTTCTCACCTCTGATGGTGTTCTTCGATGAAAAGATGCCAAACTTCACGGCGGTGACGGACTTCCCACTGAATCCAACGGGCAAGACCATGTGGCCTGAAGCCGGTGCACCGGGGGCCTTCATTGCGGTGGACCGCAATGGTGATGGTCAGATCACAACGGAAGATGAACTGTTTGGGAATCAGGGAGACAAGTTTAAAAACGGTTTTGAAGCCTTGCGTGAGTTTGATTCGAACAAAGACAATGTGATCGATAAAAACGACAAGGACTTTGCAAAACTTTCGCTGTGGTTTGATAAAAACGGCGATGGTAAAGTGCAAAAAGGCGAGCTTGTACCGCTGAAATCCCGCATTGAATCCGTGTCCCTGAAATATGATGACTCGGCAGTGAGTGGCATCGCGGACCGTGCCCAGATTCGTGAAAAGAGCACTTTCGTCTTTGTTGAAAAAGGCAAAAAGAAAGAAGGTCGTGTGATCGACCTTTGGTTCTCGCCAAAAATGAAATAA
- a CDS encoding pilus assembly FimT family protein → MMIKNNRGLTLAEMIVGVALMGIMGMVAASFFVFTAKTKKEITNEIEDKVDNILAERMILRDLKYSEPSFNNVIITDDNGRQFFDYVPDVTQSAVDNAPRKLTLEAGRRNEFIFIATNEKMGGSMMYAPSNAYQVGTPPGDPFVAASLTFVSLNKDSIVQFSDPQGLGRFWQVGNVLMLDTPTMVRQMTASGPDYSKPARSPIFLGSVQAPGATRLLPLNIPGFINTTNPMYPSETIGDEDKFLRDIPPMGGAAPLVRLKVVSIIKYYLQKDSKGDTVNVYRSMYTGRTFGPGQLFASDVAKVEFSRKSAHDALIYFKIVRKDKK, encoded by the coding sequence ATGATGATCAAGAACAATCGCGGTTTAACTTTAGCAGAGATGATTGTCGGTGTGGCCCTCATGGGGATCATGGGGATGGTCGCGGCGTCTTTCTTTGTCTTTACTGCAAAGACTAAAAAAGAAATTACAAACGAGATCGAAGACAAGGTCGACAATATCCTGGCAGAGCGAATGATTCTGCGGGATCTGAAGTATTCCGAGCCATCATTTAATAACGTTATTATCACTGACGACAATGGCCGTCAGTTCTTTGACTATGTTCCCGATGTGACCCAGTCCGCAGTGGACAATGCGCCCAGAAAATTGACGCTTGAAGCGGGTCGCCGCAACGAATTTATCTTTATCGCGACCAATGAGAAAATGGGCGGTTCGATGATGTATGCTCCATCGAACGCCTATCAAGTCGGGACACCACCCGGTGATCCGTTTGTGGCGGCTTCGTTGACGTTTGTTTCATTGAATAAGGACAGCATCGTGCAGTTTTCCGATCCTCAAGGGTTGGGCCGCTTCTGGCAGGTGGGCAATGTCCTTATGCTGGACACACCAACCATGGTTCGTCAGATGACGGCATCGGGTCCGGACTATAGTAAACCGGCCAGATCACCGATTTTCCTGGGCAGTGTGCAGGCGCCGGGGGCCACACGTTTGTTACCTTTGAATATCCCGGGCTTCATCAACACCACCAATCCGATGTATCCATCTGAGACAATCGGTGATGAAGATAAGTTCTTAAGGGATATACCGCCAATGGGAGGCGCCGCCCCTTTGGTGCGCTTGAAAGTTGTCAGTATTATCAAGTATTATCTACAGAAGGATTCCAAGGGGGATACGGTCAATGTGTATCGGTCAATGTACACCGGTCGCACGTTTGGCCCTGGACAGCTCTTCGCATCGGATGTTGCGAAAGTGGAGTTTTCCAGAAAAAGTGCACACGATGCTTTGATTTATTTCAAAATCGTGCGCAAGGATAAGAAATAA
- a CDS encoding type II secretion system protein produces MMKIASNQKGMSILEVLLGLAMITLVGSFFISGILSMKKVAMDSGTKNSLYKQINDVIENIRPNVRMYQINYFTSDKERENALNPGDLPMAWGNGMMSTAKDCPGCPGRYGFVIQAYPGMKGLYLVTVRLTHRDWAQGEKAAVAGDAKSYGYVDYQFVVNSQ; encoded by the coding sequence ATGATGAAAATAGCATCAAACCAAAAGGGTATGTCCATTCTGGAAGTTCTGCTGGGTCTGGCGATGATCACGCTGGTGGGGTCGTTCTTTATCTCAGGGATTCTGAGTATGAAGAAGGTCGCCATGGACAGTGGCACCAAAAACTCGCTGTACAAACAAATCAATGACGTGATCGAAAATATCCGTCCGAATGTGCGTATGTACCAGATCAACTATTTCACCTCCGACAAAGAGCGTGAAAACGCCTTGAATCCTGGTGATCTGCCAATGGCTTGGGGAAATGGCATGATGTCGACGGCGAAAGACTGCCCGGGTTGCCCTGGGCGCTACGGATTTGTGATTCAGGCCTATCCGGGTATGAAAGGGTTGTATTTGGTGACCGTGCGTCTGACCCACCGGGACTGGGCGCAAGGTGAAAAAGCGGCTGTGGCGGGAGATGCCAAGTCTTATGGTTATGTGGACTATCAATTCGTGGTGAACTCACAATGA